A DNA window from Pyrus communis chromosome 3, drPyrComm1.1, whole genome shotgun sequence contains the following coding sequences:
- the LOC137729874 gene encoding pentatricopeptide repeat-containing protein At4g18975, chloroplastic-like: MIVNSGYCIRCQFPISGIDQITTTEATLLLGFGYSNCKTSLLCKKNYVHQTVAIHTSNVKFSHKQSRQPLTSSKTTEKKIIKKAGKKEHHLWQKKDSAGSGQKALDLVRIVSSLPNEKETIFGALDKWTAWETEFPLIAAAKALIILRKRSQWVRVIQVAKWMLSKGQGATMGTYDTLLLAFDMDQRFDEAESLWNMILHTHTRSISRRLFSRMISLYHHHDMQSKIIEVFADMEELGVRPDEDTVRRVARAFQELGQEENKKLFLRRYQCKWKYIHFKGERVKVRRTNAWDEDNNLSN; the protein is encoded by the exons ATGATTGTGAATTCCGGATATTGTATTCGATGTCAGTTCCCCATATCGGGAATTGATCAG ATCACAACTACTGAAGCAACTTTGTTGTTGGGGTTCGGCTACTCTAATTGCAAAACTTCTCTCTTGTGCAAG AAAAATTATGTACATCAGACGGTGGCTATACATACATCCAATGTCAAGTTCTCCCACAAGCAAAGTAGACAACCTTTAACTAGTTCCAAAACAACTGAGAA GAAAATAATCAAGAAGGCAGGAAAGAAAGAGCACCACTTATGGCAGAAAAAGGACTCTGCCGGGTCTGGGCAAAAGGCACTCGATCTCGTCAGAATT GTCTCCAGTCTTCCTAATGAGAAAGAGACCATTTTTGGAGCATTAGATAAATGGACAGCTTGGGAGACAGAGTTTCCATTGATTGCAGCAGCGAAGGCCTTGATAATCTTAAGGAAGAGGAGTCAATGGGTTCGTGTAATTCAA GTAGCAAAGTGGATGTTGAGCAAAGGCCAAGGAGCAACAATGGGAACGTATGACACCCTTCTGCTGGCATTTGATATGGATCAGAGGTTCGATGAGGCTGAATCACTGTGGAACATGATTCTGCACACCCATACACGCTCCATCTCAAGGCGGTTGTTTTCTAGGATGATCTCTTTGTATCATCATCACGACATGCAAAGCAAGATAATAGAG GTATTTGCAGACATGGAGGAGTTAGGTGTAAGACCAGATGAAGATACTGTCAGGAGAGTGGCACGTGCTTTCCAGGAATTAGGGCAAGAGGAGAACAAAAAACTCTTTTTAAGAAGATACCAGTGTAAATGGAAGTACATTCACTTTAAGGGTGAAAGGGTTAAAGTAAGAAGAACTAATGCATGGGATGAAGATAATAACTTAAGCAACTGA
- the LOC137728520 gene encoding uncharacterized protein, with protein MSWRRQQGACSSYSRSQRHQSWTKDRSQCRYESLRCVPYWERKFCTTVGSVPWRKLVETKKYMSLYKNIVEWNDSAGEEAFNNAKNRFWAEMNGLIPSSDISLPDPDMYIDDIDWSSSCNNIDPQLILDLEKSKKPKPSDDREAETVGNDREFVILGLYPIYLNPTTLPCSGRGDEFEEEILKNKENNVLENYGKNVVDDKKNPWKSACVGQSKAAAIGGAWNTNTTWNNNNSRYKTSARSRFRGGYNDHKFGGWWWNNGGRRRNRYSVQVGYENLASCY; from the coding sequence ATGAGTTGGCGAAGACAACAAGGTGCATGCAGTTCCTATTCTCGGTCGCAGAGGCACCAATCTTGGACTAAAGATCGTAGTCAGTGCCGTTACGAGTCACTTAGATGTGTGCCTTATTGGGAAAGGAAGTTTTGCACGACGGTTGGATCAGTCCCATGGCGAAAACTCGTCGAAACAAAGAAGTACATGTCTCTCTATAAAAACATCGTTGAGTGGAATGACTCGGCCGGAGAAGAGGCCTTCAACAATGCGAAAAACCGGTTTTGGGCGGAGATGAACGGCCTGATTCCCAGCTCTGACATATCTTTGCCTGATCCCGACATGTACATTGATGACATAGATTGGAGCTCATCATGCAACAATATTGATCCACAACTGATTTTAGACTTGGAAAAGAGCAAGAAACCTAAACCTTCCGATGATCGTGAAGCCGAAACCGTAGGCAATGATCGTGAGTTTGTTATTCTCGGCCTTTATCCTATCTATTTAAATCCGACGACATTGCCGTGCTCTGGAAGGGGTGATGAGTTTGAAGAGGAGAtcttgaaaaataaagaaaataatgttCTTGAGAATTATGGAAAGAATGTTGTGGATGATAAGAAAAATCCTTGGAAATCTGCTTGTGTTGGTCAGAGTAAAGCTGCAGCCATAGGAGGAGCATGGAACACCAACACTACTTGGAACAACAACAATTCAAGATATAAGACATCGGCGCGGTCGAGATTTCGCGGTGGTTACAATGATCACAAATTTGGAGGGTGGTGGTGGAACAACGGAGGAAGGAGAAGGAACAGATATTCAGTTCAAGTTGGTTATGAAAACCTAGCTTCTTGTTATTGA